A region from the Rhinoderma darwinii isolate aRhiDar2 chromosome 2, aRhiDar2.hap1, whole genome shotgun sequence genome encodes:
- the ATP5IF1 gene encoding ATPase inhibitor, mitochondrial, with protein sequence MAGHMRLFQGGLRNLVYVQMRRSSDQLGELGKGAGKGGGGGGAVREAGGAFGKRQAAEEERYFRQKEQEQLGALKKHHEEEIHHAKEQIERLQKEIDRHKSKIKKLKNDD encoded by the exons ATGGCCGGTCATATGCGGTTGTTTCAGGGCGGTCTAAGAAACCTTGTTTATGTGCAGATGCGCCGCTCTTCTGATCAG TTAGGGGAGTTGGGTAAAGGAGCTGGAAAAGGTGGAGGCGGTGGAGGTGCAGTGAGAGAAGCTGGAGGCGCTTTTGGTAAACGTCAGGCTGCTGAGGAGGAGAGATATTTTAG GCAAAAAGAGCAGGAACAACTGGGTGCTCTGAAGAAGCACCATGAGGAGGAGATCCATCATGCCAAGGAGCAAATTGAACGTCTGCAAAAGGAAATTGACAGACACAAGAGCAAAATCAAGAAACTGAAAAATGACGATTAA